The genomic stretch GGGGACGGCGCACAGGTCTGCTGGGTAAAGGCGAAACCAGCCCCTCACCGTAATTTCGCTGTACGAAGTTGGAAATAGCATCGGCAAGTTCATCGCAGGAAGTCACGCCACCCAAAATATTCACGAGCAAGACTTTGATACTATTTTCATGTGCGATCGTTTCCAGACCTTTTTCCAAGCGATCGCACAGCGTTGTCGCTACATTGCTGGGAACTTCTTCGCCCACATTCAAGCAGCTAGCTGGCTTTCCTCCGGCTTGGTAAACTGAATCCAAAGTTGCCATCGCCAAACCGGTGCCATTGCAAACTATGCCGATATTTCCTTCCAGTTCCCACAAATCCTCGCTGACCGGTGCAGGCGTTTCTCCACAATGACCGCACAGATGCGGTTTCCCCCGCCTTACTTTGGTCGCCAGTATAGCTAAATCCGGATGGCGTTGCAAAGCACAATCGTTGGCTGTGACCTTACCGTCCAAAGCCATCACTTCGCCATTTGCATTCACACCCAGAGGATTGATTTCCACTAAATCCAAGTCTTTCTGGACAAACAGATTGTACATAGCTTGGAGGATATCGCTGACCGACTGAATCAAATTGCCTTCCAATCCCATCTTCAGAGCTAGCCGTCGAGCGTAGAATGGGGAAAATTCTTGCTCTATTACCACCTGCTGCATTTGTTCCATCACTGCTTCCACATCGATGCCGCCTTTGGGAGAACCCAAAAGCACGGGGCGGCGAAGGGTGTAATCTAGAGCCACAGCCAGATAAAATTCCCTTTCGGCATCGTATCTCGCTTCTGCCAGCAACACCTCTGGGTATTGTCCCATTATGGGCAGATGGAAAATTGTTTGTGCGGCTGCGATGGCATCGATCGTATT from Aerosakkonema funiforme FACHB-1375 encodes the following:
- a CDS encoding succinate--CoA ligase subunit beta, producing MDLLEYQAKELFREIGIPVLPSQRIDSPRDLKGLKIPYPVVLKSQVPAGGRGRAGGIKFVENTIDAIAAAQTIFHLPIMGQYPEVLLAEARYDAEREFYLAVALDYTLRRPVLLGSPKGGIDVEAVMEQMQQVVIEQEFSPFYARRLALKMGLEGNLIQSVSDILQAMYNLFVQKDLDLVEINPLGVNANGEVMALDGKVTANDCALQRHPDLAILATKVRRGKPHLCGHCGETPAPVSEDLWELEGNIGIVCNGTGLAMATLDSVYQAGGKPASCLNVGEEVPSNVATTLCDRLEKGLETIAHENSIKVLLVNILGGVTSCDELADAISNFVQRNYGEGLVSPLPSRPVRRPRQDSTETGNGHNPYFVVRLAGSEIDAAKERLGALGVSVIDNLDEAVSQAVALTKPSGKRS